The sequence below is a genomic window from Leisingera sp. M658.
GCACGGCGGCCTCATCCGGGATGTTCCAGAATGACCGCGCGGCGCGTTCGAGGTCGGCCAGCGCATCAGCATCCGGAAGTGCGCCCCAGTCTCCGGCGGTAAAGTCCGGCAGCGGATAGGGGTGCGGGTTGATACCGGTGGACAGGTCCATCCAATCGCTGCGGGTACCGCCGAATTCTGCCATGGCAACGCCCAAGTTGCCGCCGTGGTCCCTGGATGGGGCTGCATTTTCATGCGGGAGTTCAAGCATCGCGGTAGCCACCGGTTGAATGTTGCTCCGAACGGATCGGACGTCAAATCAGACACAGCGGTTCATAAAGCAACCGGGGCGGGGCGTGAACTCCCTAATTTTAGCGGTATCGGCCGGAAACGCCGGATTGACGGCTGCCCGCGGCGGATCAGCCGCGCCGGTGCGGTTCTTGCCAGTCGATATCCGGATTGACCGGGATGATCCGGTGCGGGTTGATGGTGTCGTGGCTGTAGTAATAGTGGCGCACGATATGCTGCATGCCGACGGTTTCCGCCACGCCCGGCCATTGGTACAGCTCGCGGGTATAGGCCCATAGGTTCGGGTAGTCTGCCAGCCGCTTGCGGTTGCACTTGAAATGCACGTGATAGACCGGATCAAACCGCAGGAGGGTGGTGAACAGCCGCCAGTCGGCCTCGGTCACACGGTCCCCCAGCAGGTAGCGGTGTTGCGACAGCAGGTCCTCCAGCCAGTCCAGGCTTTCAAACAGCGGCTCAACCGCGGTGTCATAAGCCTGTTGCGTGGTGGCAAAGCCGCATTTGTAGACGCCGTTGTTTATGGTGCTGTAGATGCGGGCGTTCACGGCCTCGATCGGCTCTCGCAGCTCTTCCGGCCAGTAATCGCCGGTGTTGCCGGTGATCCCGTTGAACGCTGAGTTGAGCATTCGGATGATCTCGGCGCTTTCGTTGGAAACGATGGTCTCCTGTTCCTTGTCCCATAGAACCGGCACCGTCACCCGGCCGGTATAGCCTGCATCGGCGCGGGTGTAGATCTGGTGCATATGGGAACTGCCGAACAGAGTGTCGCCGGTGGCGCCATGGTCGTCCCTGTCAAAGGTCCAGCCTTCGCCCAGCATATCGGGATGCACAACGGAAACAGAGATATGATCCTCCAGCCCCTTCAGCTTGCGGAAGATCAGCGTGCGGTGGGCCCAGGGGCAGGCGAGCGAGACAAAAAGGTGATAGCGTCCGCTTGCTGCGGGGAAGCCGCCCTTGCCCGAAGGACCAGCGCTGCCATCGGCTGTGATCCAGTTGCGGAACTGCGATTCGCTGCGTTTGAAGGCGCCGCCAGTGGATTTGGTATCATACCACTTGTCGTGCCATTTCCCGTCGATCAAAAGGCCCATCACGTCTGCTCCTGCTGCTGTGCGCAGGAAACATAGACCTGCTCAGGCCGGGTGCCTATGCAGCGCAGCGCGCAAGGCCTCTGCGTCACTGCACAAGAGCAACAAAATTGCGCGACCGTCAAATTTCCGAAAATGTTCACTTGATTTTATATGTTTGTGACGCACCGTTGAAAGAAGGACCCGAGAGACCCTAAGCATTTGGAAGGCCGGAACGATGAATACCTATGTGCCCAAAGCCGTACAGGAAGCGCTGGACACCGCCCGGCTTCAGGGGATGCGCAAGAAAAGCCGTTTGCGGGTAATGGCGGACAATGAGCTGGTCCCGGTTCTGCGGATGTGGAAGACGGGTTTTTCGGTTGAGGCAGAGACTGCGCCGATGCTGCGCGGGCTGGTCGATCTTTACGAGGGAGCGCGGCACCTGTCGCAATGCCTGATCGTTGCCAGCGAAGAAGAGGGTGGCGAGATGCGCTATGAATTCAAGCGCTCTACACCCGCTGCGGACAGGGCACCGCTGGATTTCTACAAATCCCCGGACGCACCTGCCGGGCTGATCCCCTTCGACCAGTCGCAGGGCAAGATCTGAGCTGCTGGTTCAGGGACGGATTTCAACCTCCGTCCCGATTTCTGCCAGGCGCCACAGCGTTTCCATCTGTTCATTGGTGACAGCGATGCAGCCGGCGGTCCAGTCGCCGGGCAGGGTGATCAGATTGCCCACGGAATTCGGCTGTCCATGAATGAAGATGTCGCCGCCGGGGCTGACCCCGGCCGCATGGGCCTGCTTCCTGTCTTCGGGCTGCGGATAGTTGATTCCCAGCGACAGATGATAGGCACTGTTGGGGTTGCGCCGGTCAATCAGGAATGTGCCTTCGGGCGTTTTGCCGTCACTTTCCTGAAACTTGTCACCTGCCGGCTCGAACCCTAGCGCGATAGGAAATTCCAGCACCGTCTCACCCTCGCGGCTGGCGGTCAGGCGGCGGGCTGATTTCTCAATCAGGATGCGGTCGATCCGCTCCACCGCCGCGGCCTGCGGCGGCGGTGCGGGCCGCGGCGCAAAAGCCTGCCAGGCGGCCCAGGCGGCGCCGGCCAGAACAACCAGCGCCAGCAGGCGCAGCAGGCGCTTCATGGTTATTGCAGGTCCGAGAAGGCTGCAGTCAGGCGGCGGCAGGCTTCCTCCACCCGCGACCGCTGAGTGGCCAGGTTGAACCGCTCCATGAACTCCCCCCCTGTGCCAAAGCCGTCGCCGGGCGAGGTGGCGATCTTGGCGTCTTCGCGCAGCCGTTTGAGGAATTCCTGGCGGCTCATACCGGTGCCGGAGAAATCCACCCAGGCCAGATAGGTCGATTGCAGCGGCAGTGATTCCAGCCCCGGCAGGGCGTTCACGGTCTCGTCAAACAGTCTTCGGTTGCCTTCCAGGTGGGCGATCTGGGCGTCGACCCATTCGGCGCCCTCTGGGGAATACGCGGCGGTGATCATCGCAACACCAAGCGCGCT
It includes:
- a CDS encoding glutathione S-transferase family protein; this encodes MGLLIDGKWHDKWYDTKSTGGAFKRSESQFRNWITADGSAGPSGKGGFPAASGRYHLFVSLACPWAHRTLIFRKLKGLEDHISVSVVHPDMLGEGWTFDRDDHGATGDTLFGSSHMHQIYTRADAGYTGRVTVPVLWDKEQETIVSNESAEIIRMLNSAFNGITGNTGDYWPEELREPIEAVNARIYSTINNGVYKCGFATTQQAYDTAVEPLFESLDWLEDLLSQHRYLLGDRVTEADWRLFTTLLRFDPVYHVHFKCNRKRLADYPNLWAYTRELYQWPGVAETVGMQHIVRHYYYSHDTINPHRIIPVNPDIDWQEPHRRG
- a CDS encoding murein L,D-transpeptidase family protein yields the protein MKRLLRLLALVVLAGAAWAAWQAFAPRPAPPPQAAAVERIDRILIEKSARRLTASREGETVLEFPIALGFEPAGDKFQESDGKTPEGTFLIDRRNPNSAYHLSLGINYPQPEDRKQAHAAGVSPGGDIFIHGQPNSVGNLITLPGDWTAGCIAVTNEQMETLWRLAEIGTEVEIRP